The DNA region CTTGATGGATGTGTCGGCATCAGACGGTCTCCAGAGTCGTCGTGAAAAATCGTCAATCCGCCAGCGGGGGACTACAACAGTTTGAAGCGGTCTTTCATCTCGTCGGCGCGGACCCACGGGTCACCGGGCAGCTGCTCGATGAACGTCTCAAAGACGCGTCTGAATGCAAGTAGCGTCGACTCGTCTGAAATCAGTTCAGCCTGCGCGGCCGGCAATAGAGGCTTCATATCGGTCAGGAAGCGCGGTCGCGCGAGCTTGGCCAACACGCTCCTGCCCGATCGCCCGCGTGATCGCATTGCCCGACAGCCCGACATAACGCCCAAGCAAGTCGACGACTTTCGCGGAGTCGAGCCGTCGAATGTCTGAAGTGCATGGGCGAGGTCGTATAGGTCACGTCCCTTATCGCGCTGCAGGAGCGCCCGCAACTTGGTGGCGAGCATTTCCTCGCGCGAAAAGGTCGGCACCATCGTGTGGCCCACGAACCATGGATTATCGACGGCAAAAGGCAGGTCCAAGGGTGAATCAAACGCCTCGATCTCGCTGATATTGGTTTCCACCTTGAGCCGGATCGGCACGCCGCTGCCGTCCTCTGCTTCGACCCGAAAGCGCAGCTTCGGCGCGACGATGCTGGGGTCGTACTGCGCTTGACCGAGCCACGGTTGCAGGGCCGCGCGCAGCGCGTCTAGAACCGGCCCGATCGGACCAGCCGTTGTGCGCACGAGATCGATGTCTTCCGAGTACCGCAAGGGCGTTGGAAAATGCAGCTTGTTGAGCGCGGTGCCACCGCGAAAGCGCACCGCCGTCCGCAGGAACGGGTCCTCGAAAAGGGCGACGATCGCCCGGCTAATGATCAAATCCTGCTCGACCTGGCGCGGGTCAGCCCAGGGGACAACGGTGCCCCAGGCGACGATATTCTGCGCCGGGATCATTCATCCACCTCGGGCATGCGGCGCACAATCACCTGCCAGCGCGGATCGCGTTCCTGCTCCGGGGGTGTGAAGTCGTGATCGCGTATCTCCGTGCGGTCCAGCTCCGTCCAGGAAAGCGGACAGCGAGCCGCGAGCGCCGTGTGCATGGGCGCGGCGCGCATGCCATGACCCAGCCTGTCTAGAAGATATCCGAGCCGCTGGACGACGGGACGCTCGGCGGCGGTCGAGAGCGCGGCCAGCTGCTCGCCGTCGATCTTCTCCCCAAGATCGGTGAGGACAGTGGCAATGTTATCAAGGCCGCCAGCAGCACGCGGATAACGCAGCAGATCGAGCGCCGTCAGAGCGGGCCCGGACAGCCTCATTGTACCGGTGTCAGTCTTCCTCTCCTCGATGCCGCCCGCGACCGCCGCCATGTCCTTGCGGTAGTAGAAGACGACAAGGTTGCGTCCGGCGCGGATTTTCGGCAAGCGCTTGCCGCTGACAACCTGAAACTCCATGACCGCCTGATGGGTCGCCCCGTGCAACTCAGCCGCCTTGAGCAGGCCGACATAGTAAGCTTGGCCCTCATGGCGCATCAGGGCATCGATGTACCAGTTCGGCGGCGGCGAGCCCCATGAGGCGAACTGCGGGGGGACGATGACGTAGAAATCTTGGCGGGGATTGAGAAGGTGATGCCGACGCTGCAGACGCTCGGCAGCGTCAAGCAGCGCCCCGCGTCCCACGCCCAAGGCCGCCTCGGCTTCGCCGCCGCTGAAGATCACCCGTCCTGCGGAAAGCAGGCTGGACATATAGCTGGATAAGGCGGAACGCCGATCATGAATCATGTTCTATTATTCTCTCTAGATGCGGACTTTTCAACATGATTAATTCCGAGTGTGAAAAATTGTTTCCGTAAATCCGCGTTAGGTGCGGATATTTCATAATGAATATGTCGCCTCT from Mesorhizobium sp. NBSH29 includes:
- a CDS encoding nucleotidyl transferase AbiEii/AbiGii toxin family protein → MIPAQNIVAWGTVVPWADPRQVEQDLIISRAIVALFEDPFLRTAVRFRGGTALNKLHFPTPLRYSEDIDLVRTTAGPIGPVLDALRAALQPWLGQAQYDPSIVAPKLRFRVEAEDGSGVPIRLKVETNISEIEAFDSPLDLPFAVDNPWFVGHTMVPTFSREEMLATKLRALLQRDKGRDLYDLAHALQTFDGSTPRKSSTCLGVMSGCRAMRSRGRSGRSVLAKLARPRFLTDMKPLLPAAQAELISDESTLLAFRRVFETFIEQLPGDPWVRADEMKDRFKLL
- a CDS encoding type IV toxin-antitoxin system AbiEi family antitoxin domain-containing protein, coding for MIHDRRSALSSYMSSLLSAGRVIFSGGEAEAALGVGRGALLDAAERLQRRHHLLNPRQDFYVIVPPQFASWGSPPPNWYIDALMRHEGQAYYVGLLKAAELHGATHQAVMEFQVVSGKRLPKIRAGRNLVVFYYRKDMAAVAGGIEERKTDTGTMRLSGPALTALDLLRYPRAAGGLDNIATVLTDLGEKIDGEQLAALSTAAERPVVQRLGYLLDRLGHGMRAAPMHTALAARCPLSWTELDRTEIRDHDFTPPEQERDPRWQVIVRRMPEVDE